The genomic interval CCGCACGAGGGGCAGGGCCAGCCGAGACTCTGCCGTACCACCGGCCCCACCCGCACCTCAGCGGCGCATTCCGTCAGGGCGCACGCGTCTCAGCGCCGTGCCACCAGCCACCTCACCACACTGAAGGGCCACCCTGGACACGTAACCACACGGGCACTGGCGACAATGCGTCAGCCCAAGTGTGCGGGGCCGGGAAGCGACAGCAGCAGCGGCGGAGGCGCCGTGTCCAACCTGCCGACCGCCAGCCCACCCCCCGGGGGCCTTCAGGGTGCGCCGCGGGCCCTTCAGCTGCGTCTGTGGAACAAAGCAAAAAAATCCGCCCTTTTCGGACGGTGATAAAACAAAGATAACGTTGGATGCAGCATCCGTCAAGGTTATGCACTCAGTTGTGACTGCACCCGCGTAAAGACGTTCAGGCTGCCCCGATCGAACAGCACCAGCCTCACCCGCAGCGCCGGGTGAGAGTGCAGGAATACCGTGATGGTCCGTAGGGCGACTTCAGCCGCCTGTGCCAGCGGGTACCCATACACGCCGGTGCTGATCGCCGGGAACGCCACGCTGTCACAGCGCGCCTGCACCGCCAGTTCCAGACTGCCGCGGTATGCGCCCGCCAGCAGCTGTGCCTCGCCGGCAGTTCCGCCCCGCCAGATGGGCCCCACGGCGTGAATCACGTGCCGCACGCCCTGCCGTTCCAGTCCGAAGGCCGGAGTGATGACGGCCGTTCCGGTGGGGGTGCCGCCGATCGCGCGGATGGCGCGCAGCAGTTCTGGCCCGGCAGCGCGGTGAATCACGCCGTCCACACCGCCTCCACCCATCAGTTCACGGTTCGCGGCGGTCACGACCGCGCAGGTGGTCTGCGCAGCGATATCGCCCTGGACCAGTTCCAGCGTCATGCGCGCCTCGCTGTGGGTGTCATTCGCCGATGATGCGCGCGAGTTCCGCGTCGGTAAGGGTGTAGCTGCGCAGAGCGTCGGCTTTCACGCGGGCCTCGCGGTCCAGTTCGGTCCATTCGGGTTCCGGCAGCTGCCGGGCCCGCTCGGACCGCTGAATGGCCTGCAGTTCATCCACTGCGCGGTCCAGGTCGTCGTTCACGACCACGTACCGGAACTCGTGGGCCTCGCGGATTTCTTCGCGGGCGCGGGCCAGGCGCTTCTCGATGCGTTCGGGCGTCTCGGTGGCGCGGCCTTCCAGGCGGCGGCGCAGTTCGCTCAGGCTGGGCGGCATGATGAAAATCAGGATGGCTTCGTCACCCATGCGGGCTTTGACCTGCATGGCGCCCTCCACTTCGATTTCCAGGATCACGTCCTGCCCGCGGCTCAGGGCCGCCTCGATCGGCTCGATGGGCGTGCCGTAGCGGTTGCCGACGAACGCCGCGTGCTCCAGGAAGCCGTTTGCCAGCGCTTTCGTTTCGAACTCGGCGGGGCTCACGAACACGTAGTGCACGCCGTGCTGCTCGCCAGGGCGGGCTTCGCGGGTGGTCCAGGAGGTGCTGTAGAAGACGTCCTGCCCGGCCAGCCAGCGTTCTCTGAGGGTGCCTTTACCCACGCCGGACGCGCCGGTCATTACCAGGAGCAGGCCCCGCCGGGGTGTAACGGAGAGTGGAGTGTCAGGTGACGTCATCCCGTCACGATACTCAACTGCGGCCGGACAGACCAACCCGCAGTGTGGTGAGACGACAGGTCATGAAGGGGCGGGCCGCGCAATGAAGCGCGGCCCGCCCTGATGGCTGGCGTTACTTCTTCTTGGTTTTGGTGGTTCGGGTGGTCTTGGCGCGGCCCTTGCCGAGCGCCTGACCTTTTTCGTAGCTGGCCTGCATCTTACGGCGCGTTTCCTCCACGAGGGACTTGAAGTCCACGAGGCCGGATTCGACGGCTTCCATGCTGGGCTTGATGTTGCCGCCCCGGCGGGGCGCGGCCAGTGAACGGTTGGTTTCTTCAAACCAGGTTTCGAATTCCGGCGTGCAGTCAAAGAGCATTTCGCGGGTATCACGCTGGTACGTGTCGTCACTGCCGCGCCGGGTGTACTGCTTAGGCATTGTGAAGCGCTCGGGCAGGTATGCACCGTCAAATTTTCCCTGCCGCACTGCTTCCTGGAACAATTTCACGAACGTATCGCTGCGCTGGGCGTTGCTGAGTTCCATCACCTGTTCACTAAGTTTCTTGTAGGCCATGAGTGGTCCCTCCAGTTTACCAGTATGGAGGTTCGTGGGCTGCAAAGTAAAGAATCGGCTCCATTATGACTGCGGTGGGTTTTCTAGTACGATCAATCTTTCTCTTTGGGGGTTTCCCAGACCGCGGCTGGGTGCATATCAGGGCGTCGCCGCAGCCTTCATCAACTGGTGCTTAAAGCCCGAAAAGTTCAGATATTGAAGTATTTACGAGAGGGCTACCACCTGCTGAAGCCCGACAGGAGAGTTTCACCCAGAATTCCGCGACAGTCATTACTGTTGTCAAACCTCAGCAAAGCTTTCTCCCGCCAAACAAGGCTTTTTCTCCTTTCTACAGCCAGATCTCAGAAGCAGAAGGCGGTGAGCTCCAGCACCCGGATCGACAGGCCTGAGCGTTGCTTGATTTGCAGGCCAGCGACAGTTTCAGTGATCCGGCCCCACCTTTGAATGGGAACACCGGTCAGCCTGTACATCCTGCGCTACTGAATCTTTCTGCGGGGCACCTTCAGGGTCTTCTCGCTTTCCAGCATGCGCTTCAGCGCGGCCTCGCTGCGGGTCAGGCCGCCCAGGTCACTGTCGGTCCGCGCGGCGCGGGGCTCGTAGTCGTCGAGCACCTTGCCCTCCAGGTACCGGTCGAAGATGACGGGGCAGATGTAACTGCTGCGCGTCACGGCGGGCGTGTTGCCCAGGTCTGCGGCCACGTACTTCACGCAGTCCACGAGAACCTGCCGCGCCTGCCGGTCGGTGCTGGCCACGCCGCACTCCGCGAGGTACTCGGCGGCCAGAAGCGTTCCGCCCCACGTGCGGAAGTCCTTGGCGGTGAACGGACCGATCACTTCTCGCAGGTACGCGTTCAGCTCACCGGACCGGATGCGCCGGCGCGCACCATCGGCGTCCGCGGTCTGGAACAGCCACGGGCCCGGTAGTTCAAGCAGGCGCGTGATGTTCGCGGCGAGGGTGCGGTCGGTGGTGGCCTTGTGCTGCGTGATGCTGTGCTTGCCCTTGAAGTGAAAGGTGACGGTGTTGCCGCTGACCTGCACGTGCCGCTGGCGCAGGGTGCTCAGGCCGTACGTCTTGTGCTGCCGGGCGTAGATGTCGCTGCCCACGCGGAAGCGCGCAACGTGCAGCAGGCGGGTCATGAGGGCCGTGACCTTGCGTGGCGGCAGACCCTGGGCGCGCAGGTCGGCAGCGGTGGTGGTTTTCAGGGGGCCGAGCATACCGGCGAAGCGGGTGAGCCGCTGCCATTTTTTCAGTGCGCCGGCCTGCACGAAGTCCGGGTGGTAACGGTACTGCAGGCGCCCGGCGGCGTCCCGGCCGAAAGCCTGCAGTTCCGCGGTGTCGTCCGGGGAGACGAACACCGCCTCGTAGGCGGGCGGCACGGCCAGTCTGGCAATGCGGGCCAGGCCGGTCTCGTCGGTGTACGGGGTGTCGTCCGGCCAGAAGTACTGGAAGGCTTTGGGGTCATGGCCTTCGCGGCGCAGGTACTCCTCCTGCAGGAGGTCGGTGCGGCCGGGCATTACTCGGCCTGCTGCGGCAGTTGCCAGTCGATGGGCGGCAGGCCGGCCCCGGTGAGGGCGGCGTTCGTCTGCGAAAACGGCCGGGACCCGAAGAATTTCGCCTCGCTGAGCGGGCTGGGGTGTGCCGACTCCAGAATGACGTGGTGCGGCGCGGTGATGAGTTTCTTCTTCTTGCGGGCGTAGGCGCCCCACAGGATGAACACCACACGTTCAGGTTTCGCGTTCACGGCGCGGATCACGGCGTCCGTGAAGTGCTCCCAGCCTTTGTTGGCGTGGCTGTTCGCCTGCCCTTCGCGAACGGTGAGGACGGCGTTGAGGAGCAGCACGCCCTGATCCGCCCAGTGTTTCAGGTACCCGTGGCGGGGCGCGGTGAAGCCGGGCAGGTCGGCCGTGAGTTCCTTGTAGATGTTGCGCAGGCTGGGCGGGATGGTCACGCCGGGCCGGACGCTGAAGCTCAGGCCGTGCGCCTGACCGGGCCGGTGGTAAGGGTCCTGCCCGAGGATCATGACGCGGACGTCTTCGAGCGGGGTGAAGCGCAGGGCGTTGAACACGTCCGGGGCGGGCGGGTACACGTGGTGCTCGCGGCGTTCTGCGCTCAGGAAGTCCTTGAGCTCGTGGAAGTATGGGGCGCTGAACTCGGCGTGCAGGGCCTGCTGCCAGCTGCCGGGCAGACCGGCAGGCAGGATGGCTCTGGGCGCGTCCGGGGTGGCGGGAACGGGGCCGAACAGGTCTGGTTGGTCGCTCATGGCTGCCTTCTGTTGTACGGCAGTTTGCGGGTGCGGGCGTGTGCGTTTGGCTGCGAAGCGCTGAGCCTTTCTTCTGGGGCCCTGCCGTGGGTCAGCGGACGGTGACGCGGAAACTGAATTTCAGCGTTTCGTCGGGGGTCATGCTGCGAACGGTCCAGCGGACGTGCGTGTAGGTGGTGGTGGGTGCGGGCACCTGCCGGGTGACGGAGCGGCCGTTCTCGGTGACGGTCACGGTCCGTTGCGGCTGGGCGCTGAACGTCTTTCCGCCGTCGGTGGAGTACTGCACGGTCCAGCGGTCGGTGGCGGGGGTGGTGAGGACGCTGAACTCGGTGCCTTTGGGGACGGGCACGGTGACGTTCAGGGTGGTCAGGGCGCGGCCAGAGACGTTGCGCAGCGTGACCTGCTCGCGCAGGGTGTCGCCGGGCAGCACGGTCTTTGGACCGGGCGTGATGCTTTCCGTGGTCCTGCCGTTCACCACGGTGCGTTTCACGAGGTCCTGGCTGAGCACGAACGTGACGTTCTGCGCGGCCGGCTGCGCGGCGGCGGTCGCGAGGGTCAGCAGCAGCGGAAGGGCGAGACGGTTCAAGCGGGACCTCCTCAAGGTGAGCACCGGCGGCCGTGAGGGGATGCCCTCACGGCCGCCGGTACTGGGGCGCGCGGGGCGCCGGGGCCAGGTCAGGTGGGGGCGCGGGGCAGCAGCAGGGCTCTGCCTGGCCCGACTATGCGGGCCGCGCGCCAGACTGTCAAACGCCCAGGCGTCCTGCGCTGGCCTTCACGATGGGGCTGCCGTCCCCGCCGTCGAACGCGTCGATCTCCTCAATGAACCGGTCGAAAAGGTAGCGGCTGTCGTGCGGACCGGGGCTGGCCTCGGGGTGGTACTGCACGCTGAACACCGGATAGCGGGAGTGCGCCATGCCTTCCAGGGTGCCGTCGTTCAGGTTCACGTGCGTCGCGACGAACGCGCCGTTCGGAATGGAGTCAATATCCACGGCGTACCCGTGGTTCTGGGAGGTGATCTCCACATTCCCGGTCAGGAGGTTCTTGACCGGCTGGTTGCCGCCGCGGTGCCCGAACTTCATCTTGAAGGTCCGGCCGCCCGCCGCGAGCCCCAGAATCTGGTGGCCCAGGCAGATGCCGAAGGTGGGGAGCAGGCCCATGAGTTCCCAGGCGGTCTTGTGCGCGTACTCCAGCGGGGCGGGGTCGCCAGGGCCGTTGGAGAGGAACAGGCCGTGCGGCTGCAGCGCCATGATCTGCGCCGGGGTGGTGTGCGCGGGCACGACGATCGGTTCAATCCCGACCTCGGCGAGGCGCTCGATGATGGTGTGCTTGATTCCGAAGTCCATCAGCACCACACGCTTGCCGCGCCGCAGCGTGGGAAACGCGTAGGGCAGCGCGGTGGTGACCTCGCGGGTCATGTCGTGACCGTCGATGTCCTGGTGGTCCCGGGCGCGCTGCACGTACACCTGCTCCTCGGCGGGCGTGAACTCGCCGTACGAATCCTCAGGGTGCGTGAAGGACCGGTGGGCGATCACGCCCTTCACAACGCCGCCGGTGCGCAGCCGGCGGACCAGG from Deinococcus taeanensis carries:
- the carA gene encoding glutamine-hydrolyzing carbamoyl-phosphate synthase small subunit, translating into MIRKERAILALEDGTVYRGYAFGHRGETVGEVVFNTSMTGYQEIMTDPSYNGQIVTITYPHVGNYGVAIYDMESNKPYVRGFISREFSGEYSNHRAQQSLEAFMQQYGVVSIQGIDTRALVRRLRTGGVVKGVIAHRSFTHPEDSYGEFTPAEEQVYVQRARDHQDIDGHDMTREVTTALPYAFPTLRRGKRVVLMDFGIKHTIIERLAEVGIEPIVVPAHTTPAQIMALQPHGLFLSNGPGDPAPLEYAHKTAWELMGLLPTFGICLGHQILGLAAGGRTFKMKFGHRGGNQPVKNLLTGNVEITSQNHGYAVDIDSIPNGAFVATHVNLNDGTLEGMAHSRYPVFSVQYHPEASPGPHDSRYLFDRFIEEIDAFDGGDGSPIVKASAGRLGV
- the gmk gene encoding guanylate kinase, giving the protein MTSPDTPLSVTPRRGLLLVMTGASGVGKGTLRERWLAGQDVFYSTSWTTREARPGEQHGVHYVFVSPAEFETKALANGFLEHAAFVGNRYGTPIEPIEAALSRGQDVILEIEVEGAMQVKARMGDEAILIFIMPPSLSELRRRLEGRATETPERIEKRLARAREEIREAHEFRYVVVNDDLDRAVDELQAIQRSERARQLPEPEWTELDREARVKADALRSYTLTDAELARIIGE
- a CDS encoding DNA topoisomerase IB, coding for MPGRTDLLQEEYLRREGHDPKAFQYFWPDDTPYTDETGLARIARLAVPPAYEAVFVSPDDTAELQAFGRDAAGRLQYRYHPDFVQAGALKKWQRLTRFAGMLGPLKTTTAADLRAQGLPPRKVTALMTRLLHVARFRVGSDIYARQHKTYGLSTLRQRHVQVSGNTVTFHFKGKHSITQHKATTDRTLAANITRLLELPGPWLFQTADADGARRRIRSGELNAYLREVIGPFTAKDFRTWGGTLLAAEYLAECGVASTDRQARQVLVDCVKYVAADLGNTPAVTRSSYICPVIFDRYLEGKVLDDYEPRAARTDSDLGGLTRSEAALKRMLESEKTLKVPRRKIQ
- a CDS encoding macro domain-containing protein; translation: MTLELVQGDIAAQTTCAVVTAANRELMGGGGVDGVIHRAAGPELLRAIRAIGGTPTGTAVITPAFGLERQGVRHVIHAVGPIWRGGTAGEAQLLAGAYRGSLELAVQARCDSVAFPAISTGVYGYPLAQAAEVALRTITVFLHSHPALRVRLVLFDRGSLNVFTRVQSQLSA
- the ung gene encoding uracil-DNA glycosylase, producing MSDQPDLFGPVPATPDAPRAILPAGLPGSWQQALHAEFSAPYFHELKDFLSAERREHHVYPPAPDVFNALRFTPLEDVRVMILGQDPYHRPGQAHGLSFSVRPGVTIPPSLRNIYKELTADLPGFTAPRHGYLKHWADQGVLLLNAVLTVREGQANSHANKGWEHFTDAVIRAVNAKPERVVFILWGAYARKKKKLITAPHHVILESAHPSPLSEAKFFGSRPFSQTNAALTGAGLPPIDWQLPQQAE